CAATATAAGGAGAGATTGATCATGAACGTGACCCTTACCAATGAAACAAAGCAGGCTGCAGGTTTCCATATCCCATTTGTCCGTGAGATGGCTGAGATTACACAACATATGTGGAAAAATGGCTGGGATGAGCGCAATGGCGGTAATGTCAGTTATCTGCTGGAGGAAGAGGAAGTCGCCCAATATATCGATATCCATCATGTGATTCGCAAGATCAAACCGGCATTTTCGGTGCAGGAGCTGGCAGGCAAGTATGTTATCGTGACCGCATCGGGCAAATATTTTAAAAATGTACTCGCTGATCCTGAGAGCAACCTGGGGTTGCTGCGTGTATCGCAAGATGGTCAGGATCTGGAAGTGCTCTGGGGATTGAAGTCGGGGGCAAACCCAACAAGTGAGTTACCTACACATTTCATGAGCCATATTGAACGTTTGAAATTGGACCCGAACCACCGGGTTGTCATGCACAACCATGCCACTCATGTATTGGCCATGACGTTTATCCACGAATTGGATGAGGCAAAATTTACGAAGACCCTCTGGCAGATGTGCACGGAGTGTGTGGTTGTATTCCCGGATGGAATTGGCATTATCCCATGGATGATTCCTGGATCGAACGAGATTGGCCGCGAAACGGCTGAGAAAATGAAAGAATACCACGCGGTCATCTGGCCGCAGCATGGCATATTCGGAACAGGTACAACGATTGACGAGGCTTTTGGTCTGATTGAGACGATTGAGAAGGCAGCCCAGGTGTTTATGCTGGTTGCTGGTCACGAGATCCGGCAGAGAATTACGGATGAGCAGCTGACCACACTGGCACAAGCGTTTGGTGTTACCCCTCGTCCCGGCATACTGGACGTGAAGGTGTAACGAATTAATCCGAGGTTAACAACAATTGAAAGTTTGATCTGACGCGTAGTGATTCTGATTGAGAATATTGATTCGTTATATACAGGAAGTGGTCTTTGGTTCACTGAACCAAAGGCCATTTTCTGTTTTTCGGCTAACAAACGTCGTTTTGGTTCAAAATAGTTCAAAATACTAAACAAGAATGGCTTTGTTATCGATTATTGAATCGTAG
This Paenibacillus xylanexedens DNA region includes the following protein-coding sequences:
- the rhaD gene encoding rhamnulose-1-phosphate aldolase, yielding MNVTLTNETKQAAGFHIPFVREMAEITQHMWKNGWDERNGGNVSYLLEEEEVAQYIDIHHVIRKIKPAFSVQELAGKYVIVTASGKYFKNVLADPESNLGLLRVSQDGQDLEVLWGLKSGANPTSELPTHFMSHIERLKLDPNHRVVMHNHATHVLAMTFIHELDEAKFTKTLWQMCTECVVVFPDGIGIIPWMIPGSNEIGRETAEKMKEYHAVIWPQHGIFGTGTTIDEAFGLIETIEKAAQVFMLVAGHEIRQRITDEQLTTLAQAFGVTPRPGILDVKV